Proteins co-encoded in one Petrotoga miotherma DSM 10691 genomic window:
- a CDS encoding methylenetetrahydrofolate reductase, which translates to MKIVDLIKQSNKPVLSFEIIPPNVGESIDSIFNVVDNLIEFYPKFINVTKHANEIEYVEENGKIMKIIQKKRPGTVGVSASIKHRYNIEVVPHLICTGFNKYQLEDILIDLNYLRIENIFVVRGDKKRYTWKETDEYEHASQLVEQIANMNRGIYTFPTKEHNSTNFCVGVAGYPEKHFESPNFEKDLDYLKLKVDMGATFIITQMFFDIEYYKNFVNKVRDLGIEVPIIAGIKPLGSKKTLYNIPKTFHVNIPKSIVEEFEDAKSSQDEYIIGVRHAIKLIEQLLELGVPGVHLFTMGKGKIVKDVLSAFKGIF; encoded by the coding sequence ATGAAGATAGTAGATTTGATTAAACAATCAAACAAACCTGTTCTTTCCTTTGAAATTATCCCACCTAATGTTGGAGAAAGTATTGATTCAATATTTAATGTTGTGGATAATTTAATCGAATTTTATCCTAAATTTATCAATGTCACTAAGCATGCCAACGAAATAGAATATGTTGAAGAAAATGGGAAGATCATGAAAATCATCCAAAAGAAGAGGCCTGGGACCGTCGGGGTAAGTGCTTCAATAAAACATAGATATAATATCGAAGTTGTTCCTCACTTAATATGTACAGGCTTTAACAAATATCAACTAGAAGACATTCTAATAGACCTAAACTATCTAAGGATAGAAAACATATTCGTCGTAAGAGGAGATAAGAAAAGGTATACATGGAAAGAAACCGATGAATACGAACATGCAAGTCAATTAGTTGAGCAAATAGCAAATATGAACAGAGGAATATACACGTTCCCAACAAAAGAACATAATTCTACAAATTTCTGCGTGGGCGTTGCAGGATACCCAGAAAAACATTTTGAATCCCCAAACTTTGAAAAAGATTTGGACTATTTGAAATTAAAGGTCGATATGGGGGCAACATTCATAATAACTCAGATGTTTTTTGACATTGAGTATTACAAAAACTTCGTTAATAAAGTTCGAGATCTCGGCATAGAAGTGCCAATAATTGCAGGCATCAAACCGTTGGGAAGCAAAAAAACACTATACAACATCCCTAAAACTTTTCATGTTAATATACCTAAATCCATTGTGGAAGAGTTTGAAGACGCAAAATCATCTCAAGATGAATATATTATAGGAGTAAGGCACGCAATAAAACTAATTGAGCAACTTTTAGAACTGGGAGTTCCAGGAGTACATCTTTTTACGATGGGGAAAGGAAAGATAGTAAAAGACGTTTTAAGTGCATTTAAGGGAATTTTTTAG
- the ffh gene encoding signal recognition particle protein — MFENLQKKLTGVFKNLSGKGKLSEKNIKDAVREVKLSLLEADVHYKVVKELIDRVKEEAIGSKVLESLTPDQEFIRIVRDDLIELMGGKENNKITISRNPGFIMLTGLQGSGKTTTAAKLANFYKKKGKNPLLVAADTYRPAAIDQLVQLGEDIGIPVFTGDRVNALKIIEESKKYAEKLLHDIVIVDTAGRLHIDEKMMEELENIKKLINPDEILMVVDSMVGQDAVNSAKEFNDKLDLSGFVVSKLDGDSRGGVIISIRYITGKPVKLVGVGEKIDDLEEFYPDRYVGRILGMGDVLSFIEKVEQDIDKKKAEEDAERFMDGKFDLKDFLEQIRQIRKLGPLSSLLEMVPGVPKEQVDVTKGEQELKKFEAIINSMTPKERKNPGILTYSRKQRIAKGSGTTLQDINRLLKSYDQLKKTMKQMKKLKGRKLMNNLPF; from the coding sequence ATGTTTGAAAACTTACAAAAAAAGCTGACAGGAGTCTTCAAGAACCTATCGGGTAAAGGAAAATTATCCGAAAAAAATATAAAAGATGCTGTTAGAGAAGTGAAACTTTCTCTCTTGGAAGCAGACGTTCACTATAAAGTGGTAAAAGAACTGATTGACAGAGTCAAAGAAGAAGCAATTGGATCTAAGGTTCTCGAAAGTTTAACCCCTGATCAAGAATTCATCAGAATAGTTAGAGACGATTTAATAGAATTGATGGGTGGTAAAGAAAACAATAAAATTACCATTTCTCGTAATCCAGGTTTTATAATGCTTACGGGTTTGCAAGGAAGCGGTAAAACAACAACCGCCGCTAAGTTAGCAAATTTTTATAAGAAAAAAGGAAAAAACCCTTTGTTAGTTGCTGCCGATACTTACAGACCAGCGGCTATCGATCAACTTGTACAGTTGGGTGAGGATATTGGCATTCCCGTTTTTACTGGTGACAGAGTAAACGCTTTGAAAATTATAGAAGAAAGTAAAAAATATGCAGAAAAGCTTTTGCATGATATTGTTATTGTAGATACCGCAGGGCGTTTACACATCGATGAAAAGATGATGGAAGAGCTAGAAAATATAAAAAAATTAATCAATCCTGATGAAATTTTGATGGTTGTCGATTCAATGGTTGGTCAAGATGCAGTTAATTCAGCAAAAGAATTTAACGATAAATTGGATCTTTCTGGTTTTGTTGTTTCAAAACTCGACGGTGATTCTCGAGGCGGGGTCATCATCTCTATTAGGTACATAACTGGAAAACCCGTCAAATTAGTTGGTGTTGGTGAGAAGATAGATGATTTGGAAGAGTTTTACCCAGATAGATATGTTGGAAGAATTTTGGGAATGGGAGACGTACTTTCTTTCATAGAAAAAGTAGAACAAGATATAGATAAAAAGAAAGCAGAAGAAGATGCCGAAAGGTTTATGGATGGAAAGTTTGATTTAAAAGACTTTCTCGAGCAAATTCGACAAATAAGAAAATTAGGGCCTCTAAGTAGTCTTTTAGAAATGGTTCCCGGTGTCCCAAAGGAGCAAGTAGATGTAACAAAAGGTGAGCAAGAATTAAAAAAATTCGAGGCAATAATAAATTCAATGACCCCTAAGGAACGTAAAAACCCAGGAATACTTACTTATTCAAGAAAACAGCGGATAGCCAAGGGAAGTGGGACAACTCTGCAAGATATTAACAGACTATTGAAATCATACGATCAACTGAAAAAAACTATGAAGCAAATGAAGAAACTAAAGGGCAGAAAACTAATGAACAATCTACCGTTTTGA
- the rpsP gene encoding 30S ribosomal protein S16, protein MVKIRLNRMGRRHQPFYRIVIVDSRNKRSGKYIESIGYYDPLNNSNQYKVDEDKALDWLLKGAQPTDTARRILRKMGVMKRYDEIKFQARKEKGVKESNEIVEPEGEEVKE, encoded by the coding sequence ATGGTAAAAATCAGATTGAACAGGATGGGAAGGAGACATCAACCGTTTTACAGAATAGTTATCGTAGACTCAAGAAACAAAAGGAGCGGAAAATATATAGAATCAATAGGATACTATGATCCTCTAAATAACTCAAACCAGTACAAAGTCGATGAAGACAAGGCTTTAGATTGGCTTTTAAAAGGTGCTCAACCCACAGACACAGCAAGAAGAATTCTTAGAAAAATGGGTGTTATGAAAAGATATGATGAAATAAAATTTCAAGCTAGAAAAGAAAAGGGTGTCAAAGAATCTAATGAAATTGTTGAACCAGAAGGAGAAGAAGTTAAAGAATGA
- a CDS encoding KH domain-containing protein has protein sequence MKNLLLDILNNIVKHPDEIKIVESNEEQNVIFEIYANSEDVGQIIGKDGRTIKSINILLNAAKKDPDKKFILKVIR, from the coding sequence ATGAAAAATCTGCTTTTAGACATTTTGAATAACATCGTTAAACATCCAGATGAAATAAAGATAGTAGAGTCCAACGAGGAACAAAACGTAATATTTGAAATATATGCAAATTCTGAAGATGTTGGACAAATAATTGGAAAAGACGGTAGAACTATTAAATCCATAAACATTCTTTTAAACGCAGCAAAAAAAGATCCTGATAAGAAATTTATCTTAAAAGTAATTAGGTGA